TTTGTTAATGAAGAAACTGGCCAGCCATCGGTGGTTTACCGCCGCCGCGCATTTGACTACGGCTTGATTTCTCTAGCTAAAGAAGGATAGGCATTATCCCAAGGTCAGCACACGATAGCGCTATTGTGGATAGCGTGATTGTGTTAGCCTAGGCTAAATTGAGAACCCAGATCTCCGGCACTCGGTGATCTGGGTTCTTGGTATAAGGTAGCAATGACCTAGAATGTCTACGTTAAGACGAAACTATTTTCAAAGGATTCAGTACACGTGTTTGGACTTTCCAAGATGCTTCGCGTTGGCGAAGGACGGGCCGTCAAGCGCCTGAAGAAGATCGCTGATGATGTGATCGCACTCGAGGCGGATTACACCGATCTTACTGACGAGGAGCTCAAGGCTAAGACCCATGAATTCCAAGAGCGCATTACGCAAGGTGAATCAGTAGATGATCTCTTGCTTGAGGCATTTGCGGTCGCCCGTGAGGCGTCGTGGCGCGTGCTGGGTCAGAAGCACTACCCAGTGCAGATTATGGGTGGTGCTGCGTTGCACTTTGGCAACGTTGCCGAGATGCGTACTGGTGAGGGTAAGACCTTGACCTGTGTGCTTCCCGCATACCTCAATGCTCTCGAGGGCAAGGGTGTTCATGTTGTTACCGTGAACGATTACTTGGCTAAGCGTGACGCTGAGTGGATGGGCCGTGTGCACCGCTGGCTAGGCCTGAAGGTTGGCGTGATCTTGGCTAATATGCAGCCTGCGGAGCGTCGTGAAGCCTACAACGCCGACATCACTTATGGCACCAACAACGAGTTGGGCTTTGATTACCTGCGTGACAACATGGTGCGCTCCCTTGATGAGCTCGTTCAGCGTGGCCACCACTATGCGATCGTGGATGAGGTTGACTCCATTCTTATCGACGAGGCGCGTACGCCACTGATTATCTCCGGCCCAGTGGACGGATCATCGCAGTGGTACAGTGTGTTCGCTCAGATCGTTCCTCGTATGACCCGCGATATTCATTATGAAGTGGATAACCGCAAGCGCACCGTAGGTGTGCGTGAAGAGGGCGTAGCGTTCGTTGAAGACCAGCTCGGTATTGATAACCTTTATGCACCTGAGCACTCCCAGCTGGTGAGCTACCTTAACAATGCTATCAAGGCTAAGGAACTGTTCAACCGTGACAAGGACTACATCGTGCGCAACGGTGAAGTTCTGATCGTTGATGACTTCACAGGTCGTGTTCTTGATGGCCGCCGCTACAACGAGGGCATGCACCAGGCGATCGAGGCGAAAGAAAACGTCGAGATCAAAAACGAGAACCAGACTCTGGCAACCATCACGTTGCAGAACTACTTCCGTTTGTACGACAAGTTGTCGGGTATGACGGGTACCGCAGAAACGGAAGCATCCGAGCTGCACCAGATCTACAAACTTGACGTTATCCCGATTCCTACCAACCGTCCGAACCAGCGTGAAGACATGACTGACTTGGTGTACAAGACCCAAGAGGCCAAGTTCGCTGCCGTGGTGGACGACATCTCTGAACGCGTAGCAAAGGGACAACCAGTTCTGGTTGGTACCACGTCTGTTGAGCGCTCCGAGTATCTCTCCCAGCTGCTGCAGCGCCGTGGAATCAAGCACAGTGTGCTCAACGCTAAGTTCCACGAGCAGGAAGCCCAGATTGTGGCCAAGGCGGGTCTGCCTGGTGCAGTTACCGTGGCAACAAACATGGCCGGTCGTGGTACCGACATCGTGCTTGGTGGTAACGCCGACATCATTGCTGATACCAACCTGCGTGAGCGCGGTCTCAACCCTGTTGATACTCCTGAAGAGTACGAGGCAGCATGGGATGCCGAGCTCGCACACGTTAAAGAAGATGGTGCGAAGAAAGCCGAAAAGGTTCGTGAAGCAGGCGGCCTTTATGTTTTGGGTACCGAGCGTCACGAGTCGCGTCGTATTGATAACCAGTTGCGTGGTCGTGCTGGTCGTCAGGGCGATCCAGGCACCACCCGTTTCTACCTGTCCATGCGCGATGACCTCATGGTTCGTTTTGTTGGCCAGACCATGGAAAACATGATGAACCGTCTCAACGTCCCAGACGATGTGCCTATCGAGGCCAAGATGGTGACCAACTCCATCAAGTCCGCTCAGACTTCTGTGGAGAACCAGAACTTTGAGATGCGTAAGAACGTCTTGAAGTACGACGAAGTGATGAACGAGCAGCGCAAGGTCATTTACACCGAGCGTCGTGAGATTCTTGAATCGGCTGACATCGCGGCTGACATCCAAAAGATGATCGATGACACTATCGGTGCCTATGTCGATGCTGCGACCGCGACCGGCTACGTTGAGGACTGGGACCTAGAAACCCTCTGGAACGCTCTCGAGTCTCTCTATGGTCCATCCTTTAGCGCACAAGAGCTTATTGACGGCGATGCTTACGGTGAGCCAGGTGAGCTTTCTGCCTCCGATCTGCGTAAAGCTGTGCTGGAAGACGCACACAAGCAGTACGCGGAGCTGGAGGAAAACGTCACCGCTATCGGTGGCGAGGCACAGATGCGCAACATTGAGCGCATGGTCATCCTGCCGGTTATCGACACCAAGTGGCGCGAGCACCTCTATGAGATGGATTACCTCAAGGAAGGTATTGGCCTACGTGCCATGGCTCAGCGCGACCCACTGGTTGAGTACCAGAAGGAAGGCGGCGACATGTTCAACGCCATGAAGGACGCT
The sequence above is drawn from the Corynebacterium rouxii genome and encodes:
- the secA gene encoding preprotein translocase subunit SecA, giving the protein MFGLSKMLRVGEGRAVKRLKKIADDVIALEADYTDLTDEELKAKTHEFQERITQGESVDDLLLEAFAVAREASWRVLGQKHYPVQIMGGAALHFGNVAEMRTGEGKTLTCVLPAYLNALEGKGVHVVTVNDYLAKRDAEWMGRVHRWLGLKVGVILANMQPAERREAYNADITYGTNNELGFDYLRDNMVRSLDELVQRGHHYAIVDEVDSILIDEARTPLIISGPVDGSSQWYSVFAQIVPRMTRDIHYEVDNRKRTVGVREEGVAFVEDQLGIDNLYAPEHSQLVSYLNNAIKAKELFNRDKDYIVRNGEVLIVDDFTGRVLDGRRYNEGMHQAIEAKENVEIKNENQTLATITLQNYFRLYDKLSGMTGTAETEASELHQIYKLDVIPIPTNRPNQREDMTDLVYKTQEAKFAAVVDDISERVAKGQPVLVGTTSVERSEYLSQLLQRRGIKHSVLNAKFHEQEAQIVAKAGLPGAVTVATNMAGRGTDIVLGGNADIIADTNLRERGLNPVDTPEEYEAAWDAELAHVKEDGAKKAEKVREAGGLYVLGTERHESRRIDNQLRGRAGRQGDPGTTRFYLSMRDDLMVRFVGQTMENMMNRLNVPDDVPIEAKMVTNSIKSAQTSVENQNFEMRKNVLKYDEVMNEQRKVIYTERREILESADIAADIQKMIDDTIGAYVDAATATGYVEDWDLETLWNALESLYGPSFSAQELIDGDAYGEPGELSASDLRKAVLEDAHKQYAELEENVTAIGGEAQMRNIERMVILPVIDTKWREHLYEMDYLKEGIGLRAMAQRDPLVEYQKEGGDMFNAMKDAVKEETVRQLFLLRKQFAAANEQLAETEEGIVEA